Proteins encoded together in one Chitinophaga lutea window:
- a CDS encoding sialidase/neuraminidase family protein — protein MRYYLLLIITALAACNNAPSGNAHETVLSDTTRNASCVYLTNTEKGNPVISWVEDGGMYYAVSPDGGKTFAAPKRITTASGIQPHPENMPKIIFRPNGEVIAMYGLESNDPRNKYAGKVCYVRSMDGGASWLPAQPLVTDTAGYDQRYFDMALLPSGEVAAIWLDNRKFHRQEGSTLYMATAGAAGFEKERPLVQTVCQCCRTALYTDGQGALHAAFRDIINDSIRDMVHIVSTDGGRSFTTPVRISADNWMINGCPHTGPAMVKNSSGLHFAWFTMGGGEGVFYCQSPDNGITYSKRENISALPTAKHPQLTALGNGDLALVWDEAVDTAANRIGLLHKSPAGETLSKRFLTEAGGYANFPVLRAAGNGQVLVAYKKRIGERDVVCAQLVGL, from the coding sequence ATGCGATATTATCTGTTATTGATCATAACCGCGCTGGCAGCCTGTAACAACGCCCCATCCGGGAATGCGCACGAAACGGTGCTGTCGGATACAACCCGGAACGCCTCCTGCGTGTACCTGACGAATACGGAAAAAGGGAACCCCGTCATCAGCTGGGTGGAAGACGGCGGGATGTATTATGCCGTTTCTCCCGATGGCGGCAAAACCTTTGCCGCTCCCAAACGCATCACTACCGCCAGCGGCATTCAGCCGCATCCGGAGAACATGCCCAAGATCATCTTTCGCCCCAATGGTGAAGTGATCGCCATGTATGGTTTGGAAAGCAACGACCCCCGGAACAAATACGCCGGCAAAGTATGTTACGTCCGTTCGATGGATGGAGGCGCGAGCTGGTTGCCGGCTCAGCCTTTGGTAACAGATACGGCCGGCTATGACCAGCGATACTTCGATATGGCGCTGTTGCCTTCCGGCGAAGTGGCCGCCATCTGGCTCGATAACCGCAAGTTTCACCGGCAGGAAGGTTCCACCCTCTACATGGCAACGGCCGGCGCCGCCGGTTTCGAAAAGGAACGGCCATTGGTGCAAACCGTTTGCCAGTGCTGCCGCACAGCGCTGTATACCGACGGGCAGGGCGCGCTGCATGCCGCTTTCCGCGATATCATCAACGACAGCATCCGCGATATGGTGCACATCGTTTCTACCGACGGTGGGCGGTCTTTCACGACGCCCGTACGCATCAGCGCCGATAACTGGATGATCAACGGGTGCCCGCATACCGGCCCGGCAATGGTCAAAAACAGCAGCGGCCTGCACTTTGCCTGGTTTACGATGGGCGGCGGCGAAGGTGTGTTTTACTGCCAGTCGCCCGACAACGGCATTACCTATTCCAAAAGAGAAAACATCAGCGCCTTGCCCACCGCCAAACATCCCCAGCTGACGGCCCTTGGCAACGGTGACCTGGCGCTTGTGTGGGATGAAGCCGTGGATACAGCGGCGAACCGCATTGGCCTGTTGCATAAATCCCCTGCCGGCGAAACCCTCTCGAAGCGCTTTCTCACCGAAGCCGGCGGATACGCCAATTTCCCCGTATTGAGGGCGGCCGGGAACGGCCAGGTGTTGGTGGCGTACAAAAAACGTATAGGCGAGAGGGATGTGGTGTGCGCGCAGCTGGTCGGCCTTTAG
- a CDS encoding TonB-dependent receptor produces the protein MEKFSIIRRRRVQSFILLFLFIIAPAYTIAQQQTAVLSGRLTDMESARGADSIMVIAQKDDAEHRTMSDANGRFVFRALPMGVYKVTIASILYKTPRKTVHLLRDQQIDLAVEKVHLTLKEVFITATEAKSMTSTSIIDRTAMQHLQPSSFADLLELLPGGRASDPNLTSMNRIALREADQIQEGRKYDISSLGTAFFIDGAPINTTANLQDASSFYDMDPNKLRNSTSKGVDMRSISTDQIEKVEVVRGIPSVEYGDLTSGLIRIERKKGATPLSARMKTDGFSKLFSLGKGFNVPSQNMTLNVDLGYLDSKDEPSDNFENYKRINASVRMEKRWAGNYRRTSWNAALDYGTTIDNQRTDPDNGYAPIDKFKSTFNSYGLTTGIRNQLLGNKSLVKSWEVSGKVSYQRDRLASTKWIQARTATVLFNSMTAGEHDVAYLTPSYISDLTVDGQPLNAFLKGMAQLGFKTNAIRHQVKLGFETNFSKNFGKGQVYDINYPTKLVMSARPRAFDSIPGMLNQAFFAEDMLSVNFGRHQFTTALGLRGMSLLRMDKKYAIANKIYLDPRINVRWALPGVATGKQTLFVTLGAGYGLHTKMPTLDHLYPTWQYRDIVQLNFYHNNPAFRKVNAMTYILNRTNYDLRAAVNRKLELNADFTLNGNRLSLTYFHEKLTSGFRDESRVQVLQYKQYDNSSVDADNMTAPPATGDFAYVNARRFFGHTIVTNGSTLIKEGVEFQFQSRRLNSINTRFTVNGAWFNTTYVNTFPFYDLVSDVSTGGSNAYQYAGLYNDTDGYLRKKFNTNLTIDTYLPNLGMIVSSSIQNIWFTWRQDTWKSGTPVQYIDIEGNAHPYTEESKTHPDLQWLNQHFSATAFMPRTIPVDLQVNFKATKEFRKKVAISMFVNRLFTYTPDYYFNNVKIRRAGFISPYFGMELNLNL, from the coding sequence GTGGAGAAGTTCAGCATCATCAGGCGACGTCGTGTACAGTCGTTCATTCTACTTTTCCTGTTTATCATTGCTCCAGCCTATACCATTGCACAACAACAGACAGCGGTATTGTCGGGCAGGTTGACAGATATGGAAAGCGCACGTGGCGCCGATTCCATTATGGTAATCGCCCAAAAGGACGATGCGGAGCACCGCACCATGAGCGACGCCAACGGGCGCTTCGTGTTCAGGGCGCTTCCCATGGGCGTCTACAAAGTCACCATTGCCAGCATCCTTTATAAAACTCCCCGCAAAACGGTTCACCTGCTGAGAGACCAGCAGATAGACCTGGCGGTGGAAAAAGTGCACCTCACCCTGAAGGAGGTGTTCATCACCGCCACGGAAGCCAAAAGCATGACCAGTACCTCGATAATTGATCGGACGGCCATGCAGCATCTGCAGCCCTCCAGTTTCGCGGACTTGCTGGAGTTATTGCCCGGCGGCCGCGCTTCGGACCCGAACCTCACTTCGATGAACCGCATCGCCCTGCGCGAAGCCGACCAGATACAGGAAGGCCGGAAGTATGATATTTCTTCGTTGGGCACTGCTTTTTTCATAGATGGGGCGCCCATCAACACCACAGCCAACCTGCAGGATGCATCGAGCTTCTACGATATGGATCCCAATAAACTGCGGAACTCCACCAGTAAAGGTGTAGACATGCGCAGCATTTCCACCGACCAGATCGAAAAAGTGGAAGTGGTGCGCGGCATCCCTTCCGTGGAGTATGGAGACCTCACCAGCGGCCTCATCAGGATCGAAAGAAAAAAAGGCGCCACCCCACTGAGCGCCCGTATGAAAACCGACGGTTTCAGCAAACTGTTTTCGCTGGGGAAAGGTTTCAATGTGCCCTCGCAAAACATGACGTTGAATGTGGACCTCGGGTACCTGGATTCAAAAGACGAGCCCTCCGATAATTTTGAGAACTACAAAAGGATCAATGCCAGTGTAAGGATGGAAAAACGTTGGGCCGGCAATTACCGCCGCACCAGCTGGAATGCCGCCCTGGATTATGGCACTACTATCGACAATCAGCGCACCGACCCCGACAATGGCTACGCACCCATTGATAAATTCAAATCCACCTTCAATAGCTACGGACTGACCACCGGTATCAGGAACCAGTTGCTCGGTAACAAATCGCTGGTAAAATCATGGGAAGTATCCGGCAAGGTGAGCTATCAGCGCGACAGGTTGGCATCCACCAAATGGATACAGGCGCGTACCGCCACCGTTCTGTTTAACTCCATGACGGCCGGGGAGCACGATGTGGCCTATCTCACGCCCAGCTATATTTCTGATCTGACCGTAGATGGCCAGCCGCTCAACGCGTTCCTGAAAGGTATGGCGCAACTCGGGTTCAAAACAAATGCCATCCGGCACCAGGTGAAACTCGGCTTCGAAACCAATTTCAGCAAGAACTTCGGCAAGGGACAGGTTTACGACATCAACTATCCTACCAAACTCGTCATGTCTGCCCGGCCCCGGGCGTTCGATAGCATACCCGGCATGCTTAACCAGGCGTTTTTTGCAGAAGACATGCTCAGTGTCAATTTTGGCCGTCACCAGTTCACCACAGCACTCGGCCTGCGGGGGATGAGCCTGCTGAGAATGGATAAAAAATACGCCATCGCGAACAAGATCTACCTCGATCCACGTATTAATGTGCGCTGGGCATTGCCAGGGGTAGCTACGGGTAAGCAGACACTGTTTGTTACATTGGGAGCGGGATATGGCCTGCATACAAAAATGCCGACGCTGGATCATCTCTATCCCACATGGCAGTACCGCGACATCGTGCAGCTTAACTTCTACCATAACAACCCCGCTTTCAGGAAGGTCAATGCGATGACTTACATCCTCAACAGGACGAACTACGACCTGCGGGCCGCCGTTAACCGAAAACTGGAGCTGAACGCCGACTTTACACTGAACGGCAATCGTCTCTCGCTCACCTATTTTCACGAAAAGCTGACGTCCGGTTTCCGGGATGAGTCGAGGGTACAGGTGTTGCAATACAAACAATACGACAACAGTTCCGTTGATGCCGATAACATGACCGCGCCGCCTGCTACCGGCGATTTCGCATACGTCAACGCCCGGCGTTTTTTCGGCCACACCATCGTTACCAACGGCAGCACGCTCATTAAAGAAGGGGTTGAATTCCAGTTCCAGTCCAGACGCCTCAACAGCATCAATACCCGTTTCACGGTGAACGGTGCCTGGTTCAATACTACTTACGTGAATACGTTTCCTTTTTACGATCTCGTCAGCGATGTTTCAACAGGAGGAAGCAATGCTTATCAGTATGCGGGATTGTATAACGACACCGACGGATATCTGAGGAAGAAATTCAACACCAACCTGACGATCGACACCTATCTGCCGAACCTGGGAATGATCGTATCGTCGTCCATACAAAATATCTGGTTCACCTGGCGGCAGGATACCTGGAAATCCGGTACGCCCGTACAATACATCGATATTGAAGGTAATGCACATCCCTATACGGAGGAAAGTAAAACGCACCCTGACCTGCAATGGCTGAACCAGCATTTCAGCGCTACGGCGTTCATGCCCCGTACGATTCCTGTCGATCTGCAGGTGAATTTCAAAGCCACGAAAGAATTCAGGAAAAAGGTGGCCATTTCCATGTTCGTGAACAGGCTGTTCACTTACACACCCGACTATTATTTCAACAACGTTAAAATAAGAAGGGCGGGCTTTATCAGCCCGTACTTCGGCATGGAACTTAATCTGAACTTATAA
- a CDS encoding TonB-dependent receptor produces MQRFFILIALFLYTVPLAAQQPLEGRVVDAFTREALTGVSVRVLQAGNKGCLSDQHGAFALQGLRTGHDSIAVSFLGYAEQRLPVPGSNIIVYLQPLSTRLNEIIVSAGRDKQYRTEAPVAISTISTQMIKETKATSLEQVLNKVSGVYMVDLGNEQHTMAIRQPIGYRSLFLYLEDGIPIRTTGDFNHNALIEINMAALKTIEVIRGPASSLYGSEAVGGAVNFITASPMMLPSARIQAEMSDRGYKRTDFNVSGTKGKLGVILGGYYANQRNGYIEHSDFHKLALTLKTEYAISERSKWTNSISYVDYKTDQTGGVDSANFHSKNYKSFHTFSYRMVKAFRLRSTLSQQWNDRNFTNFTFFYRSNEIGQNPFYAIKTTSNPLKARGEINSDNFRSFGLLAQHKKYFNWQKTSLIAGVSADYSPAGYFARYIDVDRDAAGYFTGFARTDSALTDYQANLLNTAAYMQAEMSPFNRMKIIAALRYDRMDYDFDNHLPPSAFTGSPDERNYFHAWTPKLGLTYDFGHDRGLYANYSVGFAPPNISELYRGVKVPVLKPATYYNYELGGWFAFAGDKGYADVSVYRMDGKNEIVSVRLADNSSENRNAGRTRHTGVEWNLRYAPFAAILFRTGGTYAQHDFIAYEDKGKQYDGNRMNGAPSVITNTELGCKFLKYFRTSLEWQYVGRYYMDPANTETYGGYSLLNARAGFNWSNLECWVNCRNVGGVMYATTADKTAFGKSYRPGPDRTFNVGVAYTITAKK; encoded by the coding sequence ATGCAACGTTTCTTCATTCTTATTGCACTCTTTTTATATACTGTACCCCTGGCCGCGCAGCAACCGCTGGAAGGCAGGGTAGTGGATGCATTCACACGTGAAGCCCTCACCGGCGTCAGTGTAAGGGTACTGCAAGCCGGCAACAAAGGTTGCCTGAGCGATCAACACGGCGCATTTGCGCTCCAGGGCCTCAGAACGGGGCACGATTCCATCGCTGTATCTTTTCTCGGGTATGCCGAGCAGCGGCTGCCGGTACCGGGTAGCAACATCATAGTGTACCTCCAGCCACTGTCGACCCGCCTGAATGAGATCATCGTATCGGCGGGCCGCGACAAACAGTACCGTACCGAAGCACCTGTGGCCATCAGCACCATCTCTACCCAGATGATCAAGGAAACAAAAGCCACTTCCCTGGAACAGGTTTTGAACAAAGTCAGCGGCGTATACATGGTAGACCTCGGCAACGAACAGCATACCATGGCCATTCGCCAGCCCATCGGTTACCGCAGCCTGTTCCTGTATCTCGAAGATGGTATTCCCATCCGCACCACCGGCGACTTTAATCACAACGCGCTCATCGAAATCAACATGGCTGCCCTGAAAACTATCGAAGTCATCCGCGGCCCGGCTTCTTCGCTGTATGGCAGCGAGGCGGTGGGAGGGGCCGTCAATTTCATCACGGCTTCGCCAATGATGCTTCCCTCTGCAAGGATACAGGCGGAAATGAGCGATCGCGGATATAAACGCACCGACTTCAATGTTTCCGGTACAAAGGGCAAGCTGGGTGTGATACTGGGCGGATACTACGCCAACCAGCGGAACGGGTACATCGAGCACAGCGATTTTCATAAACTGGCCCTTACCCTGAAAACGGAATACGCCATCAGCGAACGCAGCAAATGGACCAACAGTATTTCGTATGTGGACTATAAAACGGATCAGACGGGCGGGGTAGACAGCGCGAATTTCCATTCAAAAAACTATAAGAGTTTTCATACCTTCTCCTATCGCATGGTAAAGGCTTTCCGGCTGCGCAGCACACTGTCGCAACAATGGAACGACCGTAATTTTACCAACTTCACGTTCTTTTACCGCAGCAACGAAATAGGACAGAATCCCTTCTACGCCATCAAAACAACCAGCAACCCGCTGAAGGCCCGTGGAGAAATCAACAGCGACAATTTCCGGAGTTTCGGTTTGCTGGCGCAGCACAAGAAATATTTTAACTGGCAGAAAACCTCTCTGATAGCGGGTGTGAGTGCGGATTACAGTCCCGCCGGTTATTTTGCCCGCTACATCGATGTAGACAGGGATGCCGCCGGTTACTTCACCGGCTTCGCCCGCACGGATTCCGCACTAACGGATTACCAGGCCAACCTGCTCAACACCGCCGCCTATATGCAGGCGGAAATGAGCCCCTTCAACCGGATGAAAATCATCGCCGCCCTGCGGTACGACCGGATGGACTATGATTTCGACAATCACCTGCCGCCCTCCGCATTCACCGGCTCTCCGGATGAACGGAACTATTTTCATGCCTGGACGCCGAAGCTGGGCCTGACGTACGACTTCGGCCACGACCGCGGTTTGTATGCCAATTACAGCGTTGGTTTTGCTCCGCCCAATATTTCGGAATTATACCGCGGGGTAAAAGTGCCCGTGCTGAAACCCGCCACCTATTATAACTATGAGCTGGGCGGGTGGTTTGCGTTTGCCGGTGACAAAGGTTACGCAGACGTGAGCGTTTACCGCATGGATGGAAAAAACGAAATCGTGAGCGTTCGCCTTGCCGACAATTCTTCCGAAAACCGTAATGCAGGCCGCACGCGGCACACCGGGGTGGAATGGAACCTGCGTTATGCGCCCTTTGCCGCCATACTTTTCCGCACCGGCGGAACATATGCACAGCATGATTTTATCGCGTATGAAGACAAAGGCAAACAATACGATGGCAACCGCATGAACGGAGCGCCGTCGGTGATCACCAACACGGAGCTCGGCTGCAAGTTTTTGAAGTATTTCCGTACCTCGCTCGAGTGGCAGTATGTAGGCCGTTATTACATGGACCCCGCCAATACCGAAACATACGGTGGCTACAGCCTGCTGAACGCCCGCGCCGGGTTTAACTGGAGCAACCTCGAATGCTGGGTGAACTGCCGGAACGTGGGTGGCGTGATGTATGCCACCACAGCGGACAAGACGGCCTTCGGCAAAAGCTACCGCCCCGGCCCCGACAGAACCTTTAACGTAGGTGTGGCATATACCATCACTGCAAAAAAATGA